Part of the Sinorhizobium terangae genome is shown below.
GTGCCATTTCGACGGCGGTCTCGCGCGAGACGGCGCCGTGGGCGGCAAGCGTCGCGAGTTCGATCCCAAGCATCTGTATCTTCGCGTCGTTGGAATAGGTGACGAAACCGCGGTCGACGACGAGCGACGAGCCGGCAACTTCCGTCAACGCACCCGCAATCAGGCCACCGGTACAGGACTCCGCCGTCGCGAGCTTCAGGTTGCGTGCGGTAAGATCCGTGATGATCTCCCGCGCTTTCTGCTCTATATCGGCCGGCCACATCATGGGTTCCTCCCCGGAGTATAGACGACCGTTGCCGTGGCGATTGCCGCGATGCCTTCGTTGCGGCCGATGAAGCCGAGCTGTTCGTTGGTGGTCGCCTTGATCGAGCAGCGGTCGATGGTGACGCCGAGCATTGCTGCTAGGTTCTCTCGCATCTGCTGGCGGTGCGGCCCGACCTTGGGCGCTTCGGCGATCAGCGATATGTCCGCATTGGTGATGATGCCGCCACACTCCCGCACGATCCGCGCCGCGTGCTCCAGAAAGATGCGGGACGGCGCGCCCTTCCACTGCGGATCCGACGGCGGGAAGTGATCGCCGATATCGCCGGCGCCGCAGGTCGCGAGAAGCGCGTCGGTCAGTGCATGGAGCGCGACGTCGGCATCCGAATGGCCGGAGAGTTTGCGGTCGTGCGGGATGAATACGCCGCAAAGGGTGACGCCGTCGCCTTCGACGAGTTGGTGGACATCGTAGCCATTGCCGGTGCGCACGTCGGGAATCGCGCTGCCTTTGAGCCTTTCGTCCGCCATCGAAATATCCCTCTGCAAGGTTAGCTTGATGTTGTCCACCATACCCTCGACGAGGACAACGGGAATACCGGCCCATTCGGCAATGGAGGCGTCATCAGTAAAATCCGCTCGCGCATCAGCCTTGGCGGCGCGGTGCGCGGAGAGAATCGCCTCCAACGTGAAGCACTGCGGTGTCTGTGCCGCATAGAGGTTACTCCGCGCGACCGTCTCCTGCACGACGCCATTTGCGCCGGCCCGCTTCAATGTGTCCGCGACCGCGATCGCCGGCAGGACCGCATCGGCACCGCTGAGCAGTGCTAGACGGCAACGATCGAGCAGGGCGTGATCTGCAAACGGGCGCACCGCGTCGTGGATCATCACGTACTTGGCCCCGGCAGCAGCAATAGCCTCCAGGCCTGCAAGGACCGAAAGTTGACGTGTCGCTCCTCCGTGTACCACGGTCAAATCGGCTGGCCTGGGCACGTGCTTCAGAGCCGCGGCAAGCAATTCCGCATCGTCCGGGTGGATGACGATGACGATCGGTCCCGTTCCCGCCCATGTCGCGAAAGTGTCAAGCGTATGCGCGATAACGGGGCGGCCGCCGATCGCACGGTACTGCTTCGGCCCCTCGGCCGATTGGCCGGCGCGCTCGCCGCGGCCGCCCGCGACGATGACGATACCACAGGAGAACTGTTCTTCAGGCTGCATCTTATGTATGTGGTCCCGAATTTCGCCGCTCTTCGCCGTGATCTACCGCGAAGGCCCCGCCATTGCCAGCCCGGCCGTTACCGGCCATGCGGGGAATTTTGTCGAAGGCGTGGAAATCGCTTGGCAAGCCGAATAACAATGTCTAAAAATAGTGCAAGAAGAACATGTGCCTGAAAGATATGCATTTGCCACCATCGGCCCTGTCATCCTCGCTCCGGATCGGGAAAGTTGAAATCCGCAACCGGGTGGCGCTCGCGCCGATGTCGGGGGTGACGGACTTGCCTTTCCGCACGCTCGCCTGGCGCTTCGGCGCCGGATTTGTGGTGACGGAAATGGTCGCCAGCCGCGAACTGGTCTGCAACGCCGCCGAATCCTGGGTGCGGCTGAAGAACTCCGGCATCGAACCGCATATCGTCCAGCTCGCGGGCCGTGAGGCGCACTGGATGGCGGAAGCTGCAAGGATCGTCGAGGCGAACGGCGCCGACGTTGTCGACATCAACATGGGCTGCCCGGCCAAGAAGGTGACCGGCGGCTATTCCGGTTCGGCACTGATGCGCGACCCAGATCATGCCTTGTCGCTAATCGAAGCGACCGTCAGGGCTGTTTCGGTGCCGGTTACGCTGAAGATGCGCCTCGGATGGGATGAAAATACAATCAATGCTCCATTGATCGCCCGGAGGGCCGAAGAGGCGGGTGTGCAGGCCATCACGATCCACGGCCGCACCCGGATGCAATTTTACAGCGGCAAGGCGGATTGGGACGCGATCCATGCGGTACGTGATGTCATCTCGGTCCCGCTGATCGCCAATGGCGACGTCGATACGGTGGCGGACGCCACCGAAATCCTGCGCCGGTCGGGTGCGGATGCCGTGATGGTCGGGCGCTCATCGCAGGGACGGCCATGGCATGCCGGTGTTCTCGCCGGCACGCGTCTTCACCCCGATGCATCGGAGATCGCGCAAATCTTCGCCGAGCACTACGCCATGATGCTCGAATTTTATGGGCTTCAGATTGGCCTCCGGCACGCCCGCAAGCATGTCGGCTGGTACATCGAGCGTTTCGCGCCGGACCTCTCGTCCGGGGACAAGGCGGCGATCCTGACGTCAACCGATCCGGCTCTGGTTAGTGATCGCGTCGCCGCCGCGATCGCGAATCGCGATGTCGCACCGGCTAATGAGGAGATGGCGGCATGACGGACAAGGCAATGGCAATGGAGCCGACAGGAGATGCGAACGATCTTTCCATGGCGGTGCTGAACGCGATCCAGAACCCCGTCATCCTGGTCGATGAAAGCGGCCTTGTGGCCTTTGCCAATTGGGAGGCCGAGTCCTTCTTCGGCGCTAGCGCCAATCACCTCGCCCGCCACAATATCAGCGCCTTCATTCCATTCGGCAGTCCGCTCCTGACTCTGATCGACCAGGTCCGCGAGCGACGGGCGCCCGTAAACGAATACCGGGTCGATCTGAGTTCGCCGCGCCTCGGCGCCGACAAGCTCGTCGACCTCTATGTCGCGCCGGTTCTTTCGACGCCAGGATCTGTGGTCATCGTCTTCCAGGAGCGCTCGATGGCCGACAAGATCGATCGGCAATTGACGCACCGAGGCGCTGCGCGATCAGTGACTGGTCTCGCCTCGATGTTGGCCCACGAGATCAAGAACCCGCTCTCCGGCATTCGCGGTGCCGCGCAGCTTCTCGAGACGTCCGTCAATGACGAGGACCGGGCGCTGACGCGGCTGATCTGCGACGAGACGGACCGCATCGTATCGCTCGTCGATCGTATGGAGGTCTTCTCTGACGAGCGGCCTGTTGATCGCGTTCCGCTCAATATCCATTCCGTGCTTGATCACGTGAAGGCGATCGCCAAGGCCGGCTTTGCCCGCGGGATCAAGATTTCGGAGAACTACGATCCGTCGCTGCCACCAGTTTATGCCAATCGCGACCAGCTTGTTCAGGTGTTCCTCAATCTGATCAAGAATGCCGCCGAGGCGATCGGCGATCGTGCGGATGGCGAGATCATCCTGACGACGGCCTATCGCCCCGGCATTCGCCTTTCGGTTGCCGGCACCCGCGAAAAGATCTCGTTGCCGCTGGAGTTCTGCGTGCACGACAATGGACCGGGCGTGCCCACGGATCTGCTGCCGCATCTTTTTGACCCCTTCATCACCACGAAGACCAACGGCTCGGGCCTCGGCCTGGCGCTCGTCGCCAAGATCATCGGCGGCCACGGCGGCATCGTCGAGTGCGACAGCCAGCACAACCGCACCACCTTCCGCGTTCTGATGCCGGCGTCCAAGGGACTGGCGGCCGATGATGACGAAATTCCGATGACAAAAGGAAACATTGCATGACGGCAGCTACGATCCTCGTCGCGGATGACGACGCCGCCATCCGCACCGTGCTCAACCAGGCCTTGAGCCGCGCCGGCTATGATGTGCGCATCACCTCCAATGCGGCGACGCTGTGGCGCTGGATTGCTGCCGGCGACGGCGATCTGGTCGTAACTGACGT
Proteins encoded:
- a CDS encoding bifunctional 2-C-methyl-D-erythritol 4-phosphate cytidylyltransferase/2-C-methyl-D-erythritol 2,4-cyclodiphosphate synthase, which produces MQPEEQFSCGIVIVAGGRGERAGQSAEGPKQYRAIGGRPVIAHTLDTFATWAGTGPIVIVIHPDDAELLAAALKHVPRPADLTVVHGGATRQLSVLAGLEAIAAAGAKYVMIHDAVRPFADHALLDRCRLALLSGADAVLPAIAVADTLKRAGANGVVQETVARSNLYAAQTPQCFTLEAILSAHRAAKADARADFTDDASIAEWAGIPVVLVEGMVDNIKLTLQRDISMADERLKGSAIPDVRTGNGYDVHQLVEGDGVTLCGVFIPHDRKLSGHSDADVALHALTDALLATCGAGDIGDHFPPSDPQWKGAPSRIFLEHAARIVRECGGIITNADISLIAEAPKVGPHRQQMRENLAAMLGVTIDRCSIKATTNEQLGFIGRNEGIAAIATATVVYTPGRNP
- a CDS encoding CinA family protein, whose amino-acid sequence is MWPADIEQKAREIITDLTARNLKLATAESCTGGLIAGALTEVAGSSLVVDRGFVTYSNDAKIQMLGIELATLAAHGAVSRETAVEMARGAVSHSGADIAVAVTGVAGPGGGSVEKPVGLVYFAAASRNGATLHREMRYGDVGRDVVRMSAVRTAFELIEAISHQA
- the dusB gene encoding tRNA dihydrouridine synthase DusB, whose translation is MCLKDMHLPPSALSSSLRIGKVEIRNRVALAPMSGVTDLPFRTLAWRFGAGFVVTEMVASRELVCNAAESWVRLKNSGIEPHIVQLAGREAHWMAEAARIVEANGADVVDINMGCPAKKVTGGYSGSALMRDPDHALSLIEATVRAVSVPVTLKMRLGWDENTINAPLIARRAEEAGVQAITIHGRTRMQFYSGKADWDAIHAVRDVISVPLIANGDVDTVADATEILRRSGADAVMVGRSSQGRPWHAGVLAGTRLHPDASEIAQIFAEHYAMMLEFYGLQIGLRHARKHVGWYIERFAPDLSSGDKAAILTSTDPALVSDRVAAAIANRDVAPANEEMAA
- a CDS encoding two-component system sensor histidine kinase NtrB, with translation MTDKAMAMEPTGDANDLSMAVLNAIQNPVILVDESGLVAFANWEAESFFGASANHLARHNISAFIPFGSPLLTLIDQVRERRAPVNEYRVDLSSPRLGADKLVDLYVAPVLSTPGSVVIVFQERSMADKIDRQLTHRGAARSVTGLASMLAHEIKNPLSGIRGAAQLLETSVNDEDRALTRLICDETDRIVSLVDRMEVFSDERPVDRVPLNIHSVLDHVKAIAKAGFARGIKISENYDPSLPPVYANRDQLVQVFLNLIKNAAEAIGDRADGEIILTTAYRPGIRLSVAGTREKISLPLEFCVHDNGPGVPTDLLPHLFDPFITTKTNGSGLGLALVAKIIGGHGGIVECDSQHNRTTFRVLMPASKGLAADDDEIPMTKGNIA